A genomic region of Oryza glaberrima chromosome 1, OglaRS2, whole genome shotgun sequence contains the following coding sequences:
- the LOC127753508 gene encoding receptor like protein 29, with protein MAASVAVFVCLLSVAAAAASMDPAEREALFLVMEAVSSDRDWRSESPDPCGAPWPGLECKPAAGDAAAALLRVTRLDFGVEPNPSCKDTAAFPPLVFSSLPHLQSLFFVGCFKNPAANTSLVLPPAANLSISSLQQLSIRANPSLSGVMPPQLATLRSLQVLTISQNGLIRGEIPQGIGELTSLVHLDLSYNSLTGPVPSEISELKSLVGLDLSYNSLSGAIPSRIGELRQLQKLDLSSNNLTGGIPVSIANLSSLTFLALSSNGLSGHFPPGLSGLRNLQYLIMDNNPMNVPLPSELGGLPRLQELRLAGSGYSGQIPAAFGQLASLTTLSLEDNNLTGEIPPVLTRLTRMYHLNLSNNGLGGAVPFDGAFLRRLGQNLDLSGNAGLCLDDRMVVRGVGVGACHAGGGGDGSLAPGGVTGAAATVRGSVDGYPFRLLGHACLVVACLVSLN; from the coding sequence ATGGCAGCCTCCGTCGCTGTGTTCGTGTGCCTCCTGtccgtggccgcggcggcggcgtccatggacccggcggagagggaggcgcTGTTCCTCGTCATGGAGGCGGTCTCGTCTGACCGGGACTGGCGCTCCGAGAGCCCCGACCCTTGCGGCGCGCCGTGGCCGGGGCTGGAGTGCAAGCCGGcagccggcgacgccgcggcggcgctgctgcgcgTCACGCGGCTCGACTTCGGCGTGGAGCCCAACCCGTCGTGCAAGGACACGGCCGCGTTCCCGCCGCTGGTGTTCTCCTCCCTGCCCCACCTCCAGTCCCTCTTCTTCGTCGGCTGCTTCAAGAACCCGGCGGCCAACACGTCCCTCGtcctgccgcccgccgccaacCTCTCGATCTCCAGCCTGCAGCAGCTCAGCATCAGGGCCAACCCGTCCCTGTCCGGCGTGATGCCGCCGCAGCTGGCAACGCTCAGGTCGCTCCAGGTGCTCACCATCTCCCAGAACGGATTGATCCGCGGCGAGATCCCGCAGGGCATCGGCGAGCTCACGTCGCTGGTTCACCTCGACCTCAGCTACAACTCGCTCACCGGGCCGGTGCCGAGCGAGATCAGCGAGCTGAAGAGCTTGGTCGGTCTGGACCTGAGCTACAACTCGCTGTCCGGCGCCATCCCGAGCCGGATCGGTGAGCTGCGGCAGCTGCAGAAGCTGGACCTGAGCTCCAACAATCTCACCGGCGGCATCCCGGTCAGCATCGCCAACCTGAGCTCGCTTACCTTCTTGGCGCTGAGCAGCAATGGCCTGAGTGGTCACTTCCCTCCTGGACTCTCCGGCCTCCGAAACCTCCAGTACTTGATCATGGACAACAACCCAATGAATGTCCCCTTACCTTCCGAGCTCGGTGGTCTCCCTCGTCTTCAAGAACTCCGGCTGGCCGGCTCCGGCTACTCGGGACAGATACCCGCGGCGTTTGGTCAGCTGGCGAGCTTGACGACGCTATCACTCGAAGACAACAACCTCACCGGAGAAATCCCTCCGGTGCTGACCAGGCTGACAAGGATGTATCACCTGAACCTGAGCAACAATGGGCTGGGCGGCGCCGTGCCTTTCGACGGCGCATTCTTGCGGCGGCTCGGCCAGAACCTCGACCTGAGCGGCAACGCGGGGCTGTGCCTGGATGACCGGATGGTCGTGcggggcgtcggcgtcggcgcctgccacgccggcggcggcggtgatggctcGTTGGCGCCCGGAGGAGTTACGGGGGCAGCAGCAACGGTGAGGGGTTCCGTGGACGGTTACCCGTTTCGGCTTCTCGGCCATGCCTGCTTGGTCGTGGCCTGTCTGGTTTCTTTGAATTAG
- the LOC127768719 gene encoding uncharacterized protein LOC127768719 — MPMRRLGRLKPEEKRSRQAVDLFGCLPCPPSLPQLSCSQFFYSISPPRLRLASLAMGKSRSGVLLALLLVCAAVAAAAAAAVPGSKGKGGAGRAEVACSDLATRGECVASGGGSRCRWCRSEALDDMCFGAAEAWRLPNQVFSCDPPAGGAAHARR; from the coding sequence ATGCCCATGCGTCGGCTCGGCCGTCTCAAACCCGAAGAGAAAAGAAGTCGTCAAGCCGTCGACTTGTTCGGTTGTTTGCCTTGCCCACCGAGCCTCCCGCAGCTGTCTTGCTCGCAGTTTTTCTACTCCATCTCGCCTCCGCGGCTCCGCCTCGCGTCGCTCGCCATGGGCAAGTCCAGATCCGGGGTGCTGCTGGCGCTGCTCCTGGTctgcgccgcggtggcggcggcggcggctgctgccgtACCGGGCAGCAAGGGGAAGGGCGGGGCGGGTCGGGCGGAGGTGGCGTGCTCGGATCTGGCGACGCGGGGGGAGtgcgtggcgagcggcggcgggagcaggtgCCGGTGGTGCCGCAGCGAGGCGCTCGATGACATGTGCTTTGGGGCCGCCGAGGCGTGGAGGCTGCCCAACCAGGTGTTCTCTTGCGACccgcccgccggcggcgccgcccacgcccGGAGATGA
- the LOC127768729 gene encoding uncharacterized protein LOC127768729 produces the protein MPLLIVQPVPISTGPIACASTARPAAAAHDDDGHLFDDLVLGYGGDDKTGADADDPARKLEWLRSQVIGADAEFASPFGTRRVTYADHTASGRCLRFVEDFVQRNVLPYYGNTHTVDSYVGLHTSKLASEAAKYVKRSLGAGAEDVLLFCGTGCTAAIKRLQEVTGMAVPPTLRSVALDVLPPSERWVVFVGPYEHHSNLLTWRESLAEVVEIGLRPDDGHLDLDALEAALAAPERAGRPMLGSFSACSNVTGIRTDTRAVARLLHGYGAYACFDFACSAPYVGIDMRSGEEDGYDAVYLSPHKFLGGPGSPGVLAMAKRLYRLRRTAPSTSGGGTVVYVSAYGDTVYCEDTEEREDAGTPAIIQKVRAALAFRVKEWVGEACIEAREDHMLALALRRMQASPNLRLLLGGDRPSGGRCLPVLSFVVYSPRDGSEQDERPQLHCRFVTKLLNDLFGVQARGGCSCAGPYGHRLLGITPARAKAIKSAVEMGYHGVRPGWTRVSLAYYTSTREAEFVLDAIDFVASFGHRLLPLYAFDWETGDWEYNHSFGRVLANNNAISNAAAAASSGRVKAEDEYRSYMAFARSLADSLGGCLDNTPARHVPKGIDPQLLYFPM, from the exons ATGCCTCTTCTTATCGTGCAGCCCGTACCCATTTCGACAGGTCCTATTGCCTGCGCTAGCACCGCGCGTCCTGCAGCAGCGGCGCACGATGACGACGGCCACCTTTTCGACGATCTCGTGCTCGgctacggcggcgacgacaagacgggcgccgacgccgacgatccGGCGAGGAAGCTCGAGTGGCTCAGGTCGCAGGTCATCGGCGCGGACGCGGAGTTCGCGTCGCCGTTCGGGACCCGCCGCGTCACGTACGCCGATCACACCGCGTCCGGCCGCTGCCTGCGTTTCGTCGAGGACTTCGTGCAGCGCAACGTTCTTCCCTACTACG GGAACACGCATACGGTGGACAGCTACGTGGGCTTGCACACGAGCAAGCTGGCATCGGAGGCGGCGAAGTACGTGAAGCGCAGCCTGGGAGCCGGGGCGGAGGACGTGCTGCTCTTCTGCGGCACGGGCTGCACCGCGGCCATCAAGCGGCTCCAGGAGGTGACGGGCATGGCCGTGCCACCGACGCTGCGCTCCGTGGCGCTGGACGTCCTGCCGCCGTCGGAGCGGTGGGTCGTCTTCGTGGGGCCGTACGAGCACCACTCCAACCTGCTCACGTGGCGGGAGAGCCTcgcggaggtggtggagatCGGGCTGCGCCCGGACGACGGCCACCTTGACCTCGACGCcctggaggcggcgctggcggcgccgGAGCGCGCCGGTCGGCCCATGCTGGGATCCTTCTCGGCGTGCAGCAACGTCACCGGCATCCGCACCGACACGCGCGCCGTGGCGCGCCTGCTGCACGGCTACGGCGCGTACGCCTGCTTCGACTTCGCGTGCAGCGCGCCCTACGTCGGCATCGACATGCggtccggcgaggaggacgggtACGACGCCGTCTACCTGAGCCCGCACAAGTTCCTGGGGGGACCGGGAAGCCCCGGCGTCCTGGCGATGGCGAAGCGGCTCTATCGCctccgccgcaccgcgccgtccaCCAGCGGCGGGGGCACCGTCGTCTACGTCAGCGCATACGGCGACACGGTGTACTGCGAGGACACGGAGGAGCGCGAGGACGCCGGCACGCCGGCGATCATACAGAAGGTCCGGGCCGCGCTGGCGTTCCGGGTGAAGGAGTGGGTCGGCGAGGCGTGCATCGAGGCGCGCGAGGACCACATGCTCGCCCTTGCTCTCCGCCGGATGCAAGCGTCTCCAAACCTGCGGCTGCTgctcggcggcgaccggcccAGCGGAGGGCGCTGTCTCCCCGTTCTCTCCTTCGTGGTGTACTCACCGCGCGACGGCTCCGAGCAGGATGAGCGGCCGCAGCTGCACTGCCGGTTCGTGACGAAGCTGCTCAACGACCTGTTCGGCGTGCAGGCGCGCGGGGGATGCTCCTGCGCGGGGCCCtacggccaccgcctcctcggcATCACGCCGGCGCGAGCCAAGGCCATCAAATCCGCCGTCGAGATGGGCTACCACGGCGTGCGCCCCGGGTGGACGCGCGTCAGCCTGGCCTACTACACGTCGACGCGGGAGGCGGAGTTCGTGCTGGACGCCATCGACTTCGTCGCCAGTTTCGGCCACCGGTTGCTGCCGCTCTACGCTTTCGACTGGGAAACCGGGGACTGGGAGTACAACCACAGCTTCGGTCGTGTCCTGGCAAACAACAACGCCATCAGCaatgctgccgctgctgcttctAGTGGACGGGTCAAAGCAGAGGACGAGTACCGGAGCTACATGGCATTTGCACGGAGCCTGGCCGACTCCTTGGGCGGATGTCTGGATAACACTCCTGCTAGACACGTTCCCAAGGGCATCGACCCACAGTTGCTTTACTTCCCTATGTGA